A genomic stretch from Hemicordylus capensis ecotype Gifberg chromosome 1, rHemCap1.1.pri, whole genome shotgun sequence includes:
- the MTRES1 gene encoding mitochondrial transcription rescue factor 1: protein MTGCRLPLGVFRNLNVCLGLLEKFPYKLCTPWKRFFYSANHQPVTAISSKYLFSYSIKHHTFLIPLHKSLPGIYARLKSDKSSPKKTVKQTLPEETEEEDGNEEISDSEDEFEDDPSVVKDYKDLEKVVQSFRFDMIMKAGLDIARNKVEDAFYNGELRLNGEKLWKKSRSVKVGDTLDFIIGEDKETETAVVMRVVLKKASEKTDTDKYRVVLRRWRNLKVPKQDVFK, encoded by the exons ATGACGGGTTGCCGACTTCCTCTTGGTGTTTTTAGAAATCTAAATGTCTGCCTTGGACTCTTGGAGAAATTCCCTTATAAACTCTGCACACCCTGGAAAAGGTTCTTTTATTCTGCaaaccatcagccagttacagcAATTTCCTCCAAATATTTATTCAGTTATTCTATAAAGCACCACACCTTTTTGATACCTTTGCACAAAAGTCTGCCAGGGATTTATGCACGACTCAAAAGTGACAAAAGCTCTCCGAAGAAGACTGTGAAACAAACTCTGCcagaggagacagaggaagaggatGGAAATGAAGAGATTAGCGATTCAGAAGATGAGTTTGAAGATGATCCCTCTGTAGTGAAGGATTACAAAGATCTTGAAAAAGTAgtacagtcatttcgatttgatATGATCATGAAAGCTGGTCTAGATATTGCCAGAAA CAAAGTGGAAGATGCATTCTACAACGGTGAACTCAGGCTTAATGGAGAAAAACTATGGAAGAAAAGCAGATCG GTAAAAGTTGGTGACACACTTGATTTCATTATTGGAGAGGACAAAGAAACAGAAACTGCTGTCGTTATGAGAGTTGTATTAAAGAAAGCATCAGAGAAGACAGACACTGATAAATACAGAGTGGTATTGAGACGCTGGAGAAACTTAAAAGTACCCAAGCAGGATGTATTTAAGTGA